The Primulina tabacum isolate GXHZ01 chromosome 1, ASM2559414v2, whole genome shotgun sequence genome contains the following window.
CGGTTGTAGCTGCTATCCTTCTCATCATAATCTAGATCAAAGCCAATGCGTCGGCCACCCTTCTCGATTACACTACTTCCAACGTTTGATGTCATGATCAATAGTGTGTTCTTGAAGTCGACTGTCCTACCTTTGCTGTCTGTCAATCTTCCATCCTCCAGAATTTGAAGCATCATGTTGAAGACATCGGGGTGAGCCTTTTCGATCTCATCAAATAGAACGACCGTGTAAGGGCGACGCCTGACTGCCTCAGTTAACTGCCCTCCTTCGGTATAACCAACATAACCAGGAGGTGACCCAATGAGCTTTGAAACAGTGTGTCGCTCCATGAACTCACTCATATCAAGCCGGATCATAGCTTCTTCGGATCCAAAGTAGTAGGCAGCCAGAGCTTTTGCCAGCTCTGATTTCCCGACACCAGTTGGACCAGAGAAGATGAAGCTAGCAATGGGGCGGTTGGGATTTTTGAGCCCAACACGGGCACGACGGATAGCACGACTTATGGCTTTGACAGCTTCATCCTGTCCTATGACACGCTTGTGGAGTGTCTCCTCCATCTTGAGAAGGCGATCAGATTCATCAGTAGACACTTTTTCCACGGGGATTCCCGTCCAAGAAGAAACGATATGCTGAATGTCAGCTTCTGTTACAACAGGCCCTGTGTCCCCTGCCTCACTTTCTGCCTTGGTCATCTCCTTATTTTTATCCACGAGAGCAGATATCTGTGCCTTAAGATCCATTTCTCGGTCACGTAGCTCGCCAGCCTATATTTATTTAAACGATAAATTAAGTTTGCTGAGAAATTCAAGATTAAACTAAGTAGTCTATCATAGACGCCAGAAAATGTTAACCTTCTCAAAATCTTGACTTCGGACAGCCTCATTCTTTTCCTTTGTTATCTGCCTGAGCTCTTTCTCGAGATCTCTGGCTTCTTCAGGGAGCTGTAGATGAAATGGAAAACATGAcgcaataaattatatattatatacagtAAAAAGAACTATGACAATGATATGCATGGACATTACCTGTGCGTGGCGAAGTCGGACCCGAGAACCAGCTTCATCAATCAAGTCAATGGCTTTATCAGGCAAAAACCGGTcactgaaattttcaaaaacaaagGTCTTCAGAGAGGTTCAGTATTGAAGAACGATTTCAAAATTCTACATACCTGATATATTGATAAGAAAGCTGTGCAGCAGCAACTAAAGATTCATCAGTGTAACGAAGCTTGTGATGTATTTCATAGCGTTCTCGAAGTCCTCTAAGAATTTGTATGGTTTCATCCACGGTGGGTTCTGGGACTTTGACTGGTTGAAACCTTCTTTCTAGGGCTGGATCCTTCTCAATATGCTTTCTGTATTCATCTAGTGTAGTGGCCCCAATGCACTGCAATTTTATCCATGTGCAACATTACATACATGTAGGCTTTTTATGCTCGAAAAGCAAATCCATGCTTGAGTCATAGAACAAAAATCAAGGTGGAAGGCGAACCTAAATTAGTTTCCGAATATCATTCAAAGGTACACATTTACTTGTCAAACTATGTAGCAATATCCAGAAAGCTGTGCTGTATAAAAATTCAGATTGCAAATTAATGTTTGTATTAGATTTTCCTAACCTGCAATTCACCTCGAGCTAAAGCAGGTTTCAAGATGTTTGCTGCATCAATTGCCCCCTCGGCAGCTCCTGCTCCTATCAACGTATGCACCTCATCAATGAAGAGTATAATTTCATCGCTTTGTTTAATTTCATCCATCAGTTTTTTCAGCCTCTCTTCAAATTCACCCCGATACTTGGTCCCAGCAACAAGAAGACCCATATCAAGGGTTATAACCTAAGATGATCCATAAGAATTTACTATTTTGACAATGTAAAAAACAGTATTCtagaaacataataataatgacAAAAACAAACTGCCGGAACAACAATACCCAATTTTAACATATGCCCTTATTCAACATCCACACAAGTAATATTTTAATTGGGGGGTAATCAAGTATATGTATGGCTTACATTTCACATTTTCCGGTAAATCTCTAATAACAAAATGAAGGAAAATCTACATAATTTAACCTTTGAAGATACTTTCACATCATCACCCCACCTCTTATATCAActaacaaaaataataacgaAAGGTAGAAGCTAGGAGTTTTCCAATATTTCTTTTCTTCATAAGAACTGTAAGTACTAGCTTACCTTTTTCCCTTCTATTGTTTCTGGAACATCCCCATTGACTATTCTCTGAGCAAGGCCCTCGGCAATAGCTGTTTTCCCAACACCTGGTTCTCCAACCAGACAAGGATTATTCTTTGTGCGTCGCCCTAAAATTTGTGTAACACGTTCAATTTGAGCCTGTCTTCCAACAACAGGGTCTAGTTTACCCTAAAAAGCAAGAAAACGATAACTTATTAGGCCTCCAAATTTTCTACTTCAAAGATATCGAGAAGAGTAGAAATTACCTCTTCTGCTAGCTTGGTGAGATTTGTACCATACTCCTCCAGAGTAGGCATCTTGTTCCCGGAGCTTCCACCTCCAACACCAGCTCCAACAGCCTCTGCACTCTCACCTACCATTCTAATAACCTACTTGCAAAAAATGAATGTCCCTCAGTTGCATACACACTACTAAGTGGGTAATGGACATAAGGTGATGATACTTGCCTGCGTTCGAATGTTACTTGGGTCAGCCCCCAAATTTTCGAGGACTCGTGCTGCCACACCTTCACCTTCACGAAGCAATCCCAGGAGCAAGTGCTCTGATCCAATGTAATTGTGACCTGAATCAAGAAGTTGGTCAAGATTAATGTCCAGACTGCATTTTTTTATCCAAATCAGAGCTTTGAAATCACACCAAACTTTACAAGCCACTACTATGATTACTACAACGATGCTGGGAGATGTAGGGGGGAAATATACAGTAAACTGGAAACTGAATCACTCGGAAAATTACCCAGTCATTAAGAAACAAGAAGCCTGCTACACAAATAAGGCCCTGAGGACCAGTTAACAACTTAAAACACGATAAATGATGGAAAACAAGTTACCAAGCTGGCGGGCTTCCTCTAATGAGAGTTCCAACACCCGCTTTGCGCGAGGAGTAAAAGGTATTTCCACAGCAACAAATCCACTGCCCCGTCCAATTATTTTTTCAACTTCCACACGAGCATCTTTCAAATTTATGCCCATGGACTTGAGAACCTTGGCAGCAATTCCAGTGCCCTCCCCGATAAGTCCCAATAATATCTGTTCCGTTCCAACAAAATTATGTCCAAGCCGTCTTGCCTCCTCTTGTGCAAGCATTATGACTTTTATTGCTTTTTCTGTGAACCGCTCAAACATAGCCCGCGGTGCCATTCGCAATTTTCTCCCTCGCTTGCCGAAGGTTGCAGCTGCTACCATGGACTGAAGTGTTTGTCCAGTTTGTCGAACCTTCATGTCTAAGGCATTTAGACCACGCAATCCTGAGAAATTCCTTATCTGTAAGGGAGTTGTTTGGAATCCGCACAGCATTGTAACTGGTCCATTTGTTTTACTAGAGCCCCTGAACTTTCCATTTTTTGTCAAACCAGCTGAAGGTAAATTGGTAGACTGAACCAAAGCATGTGCCATGACTGCCTCTAAGTGGTCTGCATATATGTCAATCGGCAATTAGGAAGCTGCGGACAAACTGATCAGGCTACTGTTATGAGCATGAGTTTTTTAATTGGACGCACACAAAAATAAGAGATTTTCTATGTCCTTGGGTAACAACATGATAATCTTCAAAGTGGCATCGTGAATAGCAACAAAAGAAATTACAAACTTTCACAGGTCAACAATTATATTCAACAAACACCGAACTAACAAAAAGCTCCATTCTTCAAACAAAAAATCAATTGAGCTGAAACCGACATAGAGACATCGAACCAATAACATCAATCCATCACctagatgaaaaataatttcGCAAAACCAACCAATTGAACAATCAATACAACCGTGACACCACAAACTTCTCGACAGTCACAATTATTTTCAATAAAACCCAAATTAACACGGAGCTCCAATCTTGAAAAACAGCCCTAAATTAAACTGAAATCCACTTTAAAAGAAACAGAAACTAGAACATCAATACATCGCCTACATGAATAGTATTGAAGAATCGCTTACAAAATCAAGGAAGGAGGAGAGAACAGAAGCACGGAGAGAGGTTCGAAAAGAGGGTCAGCTGGATTTCTTCTGAGGCGAgggtaaaatataaatattatgagTGGAAGATAATTGGCTGCTCAGCCGCCCTTCATGGATTTATCATCACGCTTTCCCCTTGGTGTTTCCCCTATGCGTAGCCCAGTACACCACAAACACAGTAATTTGGTCACGTAAACTTGTTAAAACCGTTGGATTGTGAAAGTTGATGGACGGTCATAATTTACCGATTACATTTGGGATGGATATTAATTATTATCCTCTGGATGTGAGATTCATTTCGGAATCATGgtgtaattttgaattttaaacacTTCTCGTCATATCAAATATCtacattattttaatatattatgataatatttttctttatttttatttcatctcctttgaattttcaaaatctttaatttttattttgaaacttaaaaaaattactcaattctattttatttttagtcacgattgtgagaacccaaatttttggacacgtaattaattaaatatagacatgtataagaatttattttcgagttataataaattcgaaaatataaataatacatggaAATCGAAATCCGGTGCAAGATACACGATAAATTAAGGCTGTACATCTActaaatttggaagaaaatattacacaCAAGGTAGATTTTTTCAACAAGGTAGCATCCTAATATTTAAGGAATGAGTATCTCGATAATTATGGAATAATTATCTCGAAATTATGGAAGaaatatcaatcgaattatggtagGATTTTTACATCACCCTTATAAATAGAAGGACCATCTCATTCAgaatttacatgaatttttcgagttcctcctcaaattttcgaaattttgctcctaaaattctgcacgagtcatcaaaattctgttcaagttcagaaattcgtttctctcACTCGGGTGCTTGGAATCTGATATCCCTtgttcagaatatgcttcggTATGTTTTGCATAATTTCAGCAAAATCCAACAGTTAGTTTTTCGTTTATAGTTTTTGAAAGAAAAGTGCTCAGATTTTAGGCGGGAATTcagcatacctacggtttttctGTATGAACAGGCCTAAACAACTTCCAAACCCGATCTTCaccgttcataatatatttaacgtacttgtgaacgtactgtaaaattttgagtccgatccaacggtgaaataaggcgcagtgaatttttcaagacggctgattttttggtagatgtgctgctgcgttttcgaggggttggttgcatgattcttctatagtttcatagttcttcacgttttcttccagtctaaggtaagtgggcttgttttaaagattaaactttcgtttatgcatatttatttcttttttttgaaaatacggtcgagtacgtTCTTCTTCTACTCCTTCTTGTGTTGTTGTCATTCGTTTttaagcactgtgaggagtcgacgGTATATGGGTGgaaatcccaaccatgacgtacccttacgcggtgggggacataaccgctatacggcctcgcccccttagaggagtaaaaattagggactgatatcagtaaaccatagaaagtggatgaatctcaggtgctggtaaatgttatgcatgtgatatgaatgatgCTATGTAAAtgcaagtcatgtgattttcgaaattatgcatgttgttatattgtgctcgaacggcccccacttgctgagtgacgaccatatcactcaccccttactctactctccctagataaatcagaaaaaaaaatcgaagagGATGAGCAAGACCAGGTTTTGAggctgataataagatgattcaagaagtttattttaattttggcttagtaagttgtaaaagtttccgcatattatttttatcattttaagaatctacgttgtaaagacaatcttttgattgattatgagtaataaactggtttttggtttatactgtactacgaggcttgttgttttcaattgtatggttgtaaaacaacgtcggtgtcaactaaccccggtctcggggcgtgacaacgATCAagtattatataattatatggtggggttcaataaaaaaattaattcatacGTGTATTGATAAATGTTTATTATTGGATGGATAATTGGATTTAAATTAATATAGGGATAGATATACGTatcattatataaaaaattcagGATTATGTAATGGCACCATTTTTCTAGTAATTTGTCATAATTAAATTGGAGTCACTTTGGAGTTCATTTCATAGTTCATGCACGTATATAGGAGTATGataaattcatgaaaaattgaatttatcgtacatgaaaaaattatggaacaaattcaaaatacacgtgattatatatatatatatatatatatatatatatatatatatatatatgatacaaATGATCGTTGCATGTGTAAATATACAAAAGTTATTATAAAACGGTCttatgagtcaattttgtgagacatatcttccGCTGAGTCagtcatgaaaaaatattaatttttatatcaaaagtattatttttattgtaaatatcagtAAAGTTGATCcgtctaaaaaataaaaatatataaaaattgagCACAATAGCATAATCCgtgtaaaaataaagatatgtaGAAATTTATCACACCAATATAATGTGTGGTTATAGGTACTTATTTGACAagctgatttttttatttttatttttaaaaaaatctatctTTTTTGTATATTTGAATTTGATGTTATTTTAGCAACACGACGAGGTATTAATTTTCTGTGAACAGCGGATGACACAAGTGTGCCAATAGGAAAGAATTAAAGTCCATGTTATATACGACATTAATGGTCTTATTATTTAGTCGGTAGACATGAAATTGAAAGCAAGTTCTCGTACATACTGTCTGAAAATGGCAACATTTCGTATGTGGAAGGGAaagtatctttttttttttttttactacgtGTGCTGGAGGAGGAATCGAACTCAAGAAACCAATTAATCTAACAGAAGATGAGACTACTGGACTACGAACCCGATCTCACGAGGGAAATTATCTTGTCAAAAAAGAAATGAAACTATTATAGTTACCAAATGTCACATTTTTCGAGAGGaaatgttaaaattatttaaatatcagAAAAGGGGagaattattatataataagaataacaaaataataaaattgagaacttaaagaaaaataaattggtTCTGTTTTACTTGTCCGGTCCCTGTGTACAAGGACATCACAGAGAGAATAGGCTACAATATTGTTGTGTGTCGTCGAGACACTTCATTTATCTGCCATTTCCCTCGTCTTTCCGCCACATTCCCTCTTTTCCTCTGTTCCTCCGCCTCTCTCTTCTTTTAATATTCAAACTTCATTGTTTGATCATTCAGAATTATCCCACTCTTTTGAAAAGTTGgtcctttttcttttctttcccgAAGCTTCAAAATCAAGAAACTTGCAGGATGTTGCCTGGCATGGTTTGGGCTGAAGATGGTACAGGAGAGGGTGAAACGGAGTCATGGGCTCAAAAAATTAATGAAGACGGTGGCTTGGAGAATGAAGAAGAGTTGGGAACAGGTGCGCTTTCGAATTTTAAGTCCATGATTGGAGCTGAAGAGGATGACTGGTACGTCTGCGGGGGCGGGGGTTCCGCCACAGGCACCACCAGCAACCACCTAGGGAGCATTAATGATATCTCGTTTTCATCAGGCTTTCCTGAAGCTGAGAGCAGTCAGCTGTTTATACAGACGGTGGATTCTTCCGCCTCTTGTTCCCCAACTTCAGCTTCGGTTTTCAGTAATCTTGATCCGTGTGATCAGGTAAACTATTTTCTGCCCCCGAAGTATTCAATGAACCCAATGCTTAACAACACTACTCTGGATGGAGGCTTTGATTTGGGTTGTGGGAATGGGTGTCTTGAAAATGTTTTGAATAGGGGTGGCGGGATTCTTGGTGATGGTTTCAGTGATTTGAGTGCTCAGGCACAGTTCGGTGCTTTTAATTGGAGCTCCGCTAATAATTTGCTCCAATTTCCCCAAGGAAGTGGTGGATTTGGTGCGTTTGGGTATGGGGAAAGCTCGATGCAGGGAAATTCCTTGTTCAATAGGTTCAAGATTTTGAAGCCACTCGAAAATTTTACCTCGCGTGGAGCACAACCTACTCTTTTCCAGAAGAGGGCTGCCCTGAAGAAGAATCTTACCGATAACGATAGCAAAAACTCGGGGTCTTTGAATTTAGGTGTTGAATTTAATGAAATAAGCTATATAGCTCCAAATATTTCAACTTTTATGGAAGGATATGATAAGAAGAGGAAACTAAGTGGTGAGAATGATGTGAGCTTCGAGGAATCTAATCTGAATTATGACTCTGATGATCAATTCTTGGAGAATTGTGGTATCGATAAGGTGGAAGGGAGTTGTGAAAATGGTGGAAACGACTCAAATGCAAATGGCACCGTGACAGGTGGGAAGAAGAAGGGGCTTCCAGCCAAGAATTTGATGGCTGAAAGGCGCCGGAGGAAGAAGCTCAATGATAGGCTTTACATGTTGAGGTCAGTTGTTCCAAAGATCAGCAAGGTATGAAATTCTTTACTACAAATTTCTCGTGAATTATTCGACATGTTTTCATTAGCTTTTCCGTTCCTTGTTCGAGCCAtctttttatttgatttgtttttgaatTCCTGTGAAGTTAGTATCTTCTTTGTGTTTGATCATTAATGAGTAACAGTTTGTGATTGGTATATTTTGATTTGAGAGGTATCTATATTAAAGTTGTGTGATGGCATTTAATTTACTCACATGGAATCTATGAACTGATTCAAATGCCATCTTACACTTTGAAATGCCAACAGCAAATTATATATTGTTTGAAAGCTGTTGATTGAACAGTGgatcatttcaaatttatttcctCATCTGCATACGGAATTAGATGAGCACTAAATTTGTTATCTTGTCACGTGGACTCCGATGTGAAACAGAAATATTGATCAACAGTTTTTGCTAGCAAACTAAGAATTTGTACCTTTAGGTCCTTTGCTTTCCATAACTTCAAGACACCTATAATACTAAAGTAAGATGCTACAGACTTGGAAATCAACTTTGACCGAATATTCTTTCATGGCCTATTTTGCTGAAGATcaatttcagttcagttccattAAACACTGGGTATTAGTTATATGTCGTATGAGAACGAGTTGGACTATAGAGAGCATATTTCCCTTTAGCATATAGTATTATTGGATGTCGTTACAAACGGTTTGAGAATGGAAGAATCACATGTTTTTCATGGTTCTAGTTGCTTGGTAATTACATAAACCTtggttgtaatgaaatgaatttaCACCCCCCACAATTTTGACGTCATTCTTCCAAAAGATGGACAGGGCATCGATACTTGGGGATGCAATTGATTACTTAAAGGAACTTCTTCAAAAGATCAACGACCTCCATAATGAGCTGGAATCTACCCCTTCTATCTCCTCTCCAACTCCATCATCGACTTTCTATCCGGCGACACCCACCGGTCCCCGACTTTCGACACTTGTTAAGGAAGAACTTTGTCCCCCTGCTACATTCCCAAATCCAGTCTCGATCCCAACTGGACAACCAGCTAAGGTAGGAGTCTCACTGCAAACACTACTCTGCCTTGATGACCGATATTTTCTTTTGTAAATTAAATAAGGAAATTGCTTGATCTTTGCAAAATTCTTAATAGGTCGAGGTGAGGCTAAGAGAAGGGAGAGCGGTGAACATCCATATGTTCTGTGGCCGCAGGCCCGGGCTCTTACTCTCGACTATGAGGGCTCTGGACAACCTTGGTCTGGACATTCAGCAAGCTGTTATTAGCTGCTTCAATGGGTTCGCATTGGATATTTTTCGTGCCGAGGTAACCAATCATTCATTCCTAACTAATCCTGCAACATGCATGTTTAAGTACTACTCGACTCAGTTTTGAATTCCCCGTGTTTTCAGCAATGTAAACAAGGCCCGGACCTTCATCCCGACCAAATCAAGGCAATACTATTGGATTCTGCGGCCTTCCATGGAGTGGTGTGAGTTTTTCAGACAAGATTTCGAGGATTTACATTTCAACTGCTGGCTGGTCAGACGCACTAATTGAGAGCCAACCACTCTCAGAATATGTCTacttaattaaatatatctGAATCAAACAAAATTTCTTTTTACATTGAAGCTAAACTCTTTCGACTCCCACTCTTTGTTAATTTCCCAATTTCATACTAATTTGTTTATGAATTTAAGATTAGTTTTTTGGTTGTTTTTCCTCCTCACCTCAAAATTTTTCTAAGAACACGACTCGATCCATCATTCAAGGGAATTCAACATTCTTGCATCATCGTACAGATTTTAtaactaaaaaataattatgCTTATCTTTCAATATCATCATCCCACATGTCAAATTGCAGTGTCACCTTTTTGACATGTTTATTATTGGATGAACTACTAGATATGTTACTGAATGAACTCCTGAACACAAGGATTATGCTAATTGTTTGTTGCACATATTTTTCCAAAGCGATCGTATTTACAATTTTATTATCTAAAATTAATGcataataatcaaaatataaattcaaatgctattatcaattaatccaaatatttaaacttattttacaattaaacgGTAAACATAATTTATCACGTTCATAATAAATATATCATCTTAAATATTGTAtatgtttacataaattatacaataatatataaaatataaattatcagATAAATATtcagtgagaccgtctcacaagaaacctactctaaaaaataataaagaatgaaataatttttttaaaattttaaaataaaaattttgaaattgaaatgatagaagataaaataaaatataaataaaaatatcattataACACCATGTAGTTAGTTTAATAAGATGACATATGTTTTTGGAaaatccaaaattatacaatGACTCCGTATAACTAATTAGTTTCTCTAGGGTGTTCTTGCATTATATATAACTAATAGGTTATAAATTATACAAAATACCACATATGCCTGCTAATTCTCTTTTCTATAGGCCTTGATGCATGAATAGTGTCCAAAAATTTACTTGTTCAGTGTTGGATATAGGATCTCAAAAATCTATATTGTATCGAGAGTTTTAATtcatatgtatttttataaaatacgaTCAATTGATTATCTAGTGGATCccatatatttttgttttgaattcaAATGATCATCGtatacaaaaatatatatagagtaACACTCTCGGTATATCATAGAACAGATTCAATAGTATTTGACAATTGTTTCAAAACTGACCAAAAGTGACAAAAgtgaatataataataataataataataataataataataaataaataaataaataaaactacCAAAAGAGCTTAGGTCCAATACAAATATGGCTTTACGGGAAGGTTAGCCCAACTTGAAGGCCCATTTACAGTTCTAAATTTTCATTGCGTTTCTGGATCAGAAGGAATGTCACTGCTTCTGATATAACACGCTGGACACGTTACAATGGCGAATTTATCTTTCGATTCgcttaaaaataaagaaattcaagaaaatgaTGCCATTATTCTCGCAGGGAAGCTGTACTTTGTGGATGTACCAGAAACAGTTGATCAAGAAAATAAGGTTGCTTTGTGTGTCCATCAAATCAAGACGATATTCTCATAGCCCAGCAGAGATTGAAGCCGCGACTGCAGAAATCACCAAGATTTTGAAGCACAATACTTGGCAATTCCTTTTGGAATCTTCACACATCCCACAAAGACTTAATTCTGATGTAGTCAATACAGTGCTTCAAAGAACCCATTTTTCAATTCATCCCAGGCGATTCCTTGATTTCTACAAGTGGTCAAATCAGCATTTGGGTAATCCTCAAAACTTGCTTTCTTTGTTCATTCTAGCATTGGTTTTGTGCGGCTCTAATCTTTATTCGCTTGACATTAATGCGTTGAGTAAAATGATACAGGCCAGGGTTCCTGTGTCTGATATTTTAAACTCAATTCTGAATCTTTATGAGAATGCCAGAGGTTTAGGTCCAGGCCAGTTGTGTTTGAGCTTTTGATTGATGTGTACAGACAAAAGGGCTTTTGGAGTGAGGCTGTTTCTGTGTTTCTTGGTGTTCAAGGCTGTGACATGGATATTAGTTTGTTGTGTTGTAATTCGTTGTTGAATGATTTGTTGAAGTGTAATAGGATCGAGTTGTTCTGGAAGGTGTATGGGGGGATGCTGGAAAAGAACCATTTCGATGTATATACTTATACCTGTGTTGTTTCTGCTTATTGCAAGGTAGGGAATACCGAAGTAAGAGGGTGCTTCTAGAGATGGGAGAGATTGGATGTGATCCAAATGTGATTACCTATAATGTCTTACTTAAGGGGTTGTGTGGAATTGGTGCAGTTGATGAGACCTTGCAGCAAAAGGTGAAAATGCTCGAGAAGGTGCTGTCCCCTGATAACTACACATATTCAATACTTATTGATGGGTTTTGCAAGCACGAGAGGTCTTTGGGTACAGAATTGATTTTTGAAGAAACTTGTGAAAGAGGCCTGAATCCAGATCATATTGCATATACGACGTTGATTAATGGGCTCATGAAAGATGGTGCTGTGGATGATGCTTTTCTAAGTAAGGATGCAATGCTTGAACATGGGATTAAATTGAATTTAGTGACCTACAATGCTGTTATTCATGGGCTCTGCAATTGTGGTCACATGGACAAGGCAGTAAACCTGATACGTGAGATGATTAAAATAGAATTCATCCAGAAACCCAGACGTACAATTTTTTGATTGAGGGGTATAGTTGAGAGAGTGATAAGGACAACTTAAGCCGCTTGGGAGATCATCGAAAGGTCAATCTTTTGTTGTAGAAAATGATGGCTGGAGGGATAAAACCCAATGCTGTTATCTACACGGCCATCATAAAAGCTTATGTTAAAGAAGGTAAATATGAAGAggcaattaaaattttggatGATATGTGGCAAAAGGAAACTTTGCCTGATGTTTTCTGCTATAATCCCATCTTCATTGGCCTTTGCAAGGAGAAACGGACAGAAGAAGCCAGGGCTTGTCTAATTCAAATGAGGAAGAGGGGATTAATGTTAAATGCCTACACATATGGGGCTTTATTTTCTTGATATATGGAGGTAGGGCATATGCAGGCTGCGGAAAGTTATTCATGGAGA
Protein-coding sequences here:
- the LOC142551687 gene encoding ATP-dependent Clp protease ATP-binding subunit ClpA homolog CD4B, chloroplastic, translating into MAHALVQSTNLPSAGLTKNGKFRGSSKTNGPVTMLCGFQTTPLQIRNFSGLRGLNALDMKVRQTGQTLQSMVAAATFGKRGRKLRMAPRAMFERFTEKAIKVIMLAQEEARRLGHNFVGTEQILLGLIGEGTGIAAKVLKSMGINLKDARVEVEKIIGRGSGFVAVEIPFTPRAKRVLELSLEEARQLGHNYIGSEHLLLGLLREGEGVAARVLENLGADPSNIRTQVIRMVGESAEAVGAGVGGGSSGNKMPTLEEYGTNLTKLAEEGKLDPVVGRQAQIERVTQILGRRTKNNPCLVGEPGVGKTAIAEGLAQRIVNGDVPETIEGKKVITLDMGLLVAGTKYRGEFEERLKKLMDEIKQSDEIILFIDEVHTLIGAGAAEGAIDAANILKPALARGELQCIGATTLDEYRKHIEKDPALERRFQPVKVPEPTVDETIQILRGLRERYEIHHKLRYTDESLVAAAQLSYQYISDRFLPDKAIDLIDEAGSRVRLRHAQLPEEARDLEKELRQITKEKNEAVRSQDFEKAGELRDREMDLKAQISALVDKNKEMTKAESEAGDTGPVVTEADIQHIVSSWTGIPVEKVSTDESDRLLKMEETLHKRVIGQDEAVKAISRAIRRARVGLKNPNRPIASFIFSGPTGVGKSELAKALAAYYFGSEEAMIRLDMSEFMERHTVSKLIGSPPGYVGYTEGGQLTEAVRRRPYTVVLFDEIEKAHPDVFNMMLQILEDGRLTDSKGRTVDFKNTLLIMTSNVGSSVIEKGGRRIGFDLDYDEKDSSYNRIKSLVTEELKQYFRPEFLNRLDEMIVFRQLTKLEVKEIADIMLKEVFDRLKTKDIELQVTERFRDRVVEEGYNPSYGARPLRRAIMRLLEDSMAEKMLARDIKEGDSVIVDVDSDGNVIVLNGSSGAPPEPSPEPVVV
- the LOC142551711 gene encoding transcription factor ICE1-like, producing MLPGMVWAEDGTGEGETESWAQKINEDGGLENEEELGTGALSNFKSMIGAEEDDWYVCGGGGSATGTTSNHLGSINDISFSSGFPEAESSQLFIQTVDSSASCSPTSASVFSNLDPCDQVNYFLPPKYSMNPMLNNTTLDGGFDLGCGNGCLENVLNRGGGILGDGFSDLSAQAQFGAFNWSSANNLLQFPQGSGGFGAFGYGESSMQGNSLFNRFKILKPLENFTSRGAQPTLFQKRAALKKNLTDNDSKNSGSLNLGVEFNEISYIAPNISTFMEGYDKKRKLSGENDVSFEESNLNYDSDDQFLENCGIDKVEGSCENGGNDSNANGTVTGGKKKGLPAKNLMAERRRRKKLNDRLYMLRSVVPKISKMDRASILGDAIDYLKELLQKINDLHNELESTPSISSPTPSSTFYPATPTGPRLSTLVKEELCPPATFPNPVSIPTGQPAKVEVRLREGRAVNIHMFCGRRPGLLLSTMRALDNLGLDIQQAVISCFNGFALDIFRAEQCKQGPDLHPDQIKAILLDSAAFHGVV